Genomic window (Avibacterium avium):
AGTGGGCAACAAGCCAGATAGCGAAATGCTGCTATTGGACGTGATTCCGCTTTCCTTAGGGATTGAAACAATGGGCGGTTTAGTGGAAAAAATTATTCCACGCAACACCACCATTCCTGTGGCAAGAGCGCAAGAGTTCACCACCTTTAAAGACGGTCAAACCGCAATGAGCGTGCATATTGTGCAAGGTGAACGTGAAATGGTGGCAGATTGCCGTTCTCTAGCGCGTTTTACCTTGCGTGGTATTCCACCAATGGCAGCAGGGGCTGCGCATATTCGCGTAACCTACCAAGTGGACGCAGACGGTTTGCTGAGTGTAACCGCAATGGAAAAATCCACTGGCGTGCAATCTTCCATTCAGGTGAAACCCTCTTACGGGCTAACCGATGAAGAAATTGCCGCAATGCTGAAAGCCTCAATGGAAAACGCCAAAGAAGACATTCAAGCACGTTTATTAGCGGAACAGCGCGTGGAAGCAACCCGTGTGATTGAAAGCGTGCATTCTGCCTTGCAACAGGACGAAAGTCTGTTGAATGATGAAGAATTAAGTGCGGTGAAAAATGCGTTAATTTCGCTGCAAGAATTAGTACAACAAGAAGATAGCCTTGCCATTAAGCAAGGCATTAAAGCCTTGGATCGTGCCACGCAAGAATTTGCCGCACGCCGTATGGATAAATCCATCAGAACGGCACTTTCAGGGCATTCTATTGATGAAATTGAGAATTTTAAGGAATAGTGATTATGGCTAAAGTGATTTTTTTACCTCACGAAACCCTTTGTCCGGAAGGAATGGTGGTAGACGCTGCCGAAGGGGATAATTTATTAGATGTGGCATTAGATGCAGGCATTGAAATTGAACACGCTTGCGATAAGTCCTGCGCTTGCACCACCTGCCACGTGATTATTCGCGAAGGCTTTGATAGCTTAAACGAAAGCAGCGAAGCGGAAGACGATATGCTAGATAAGGCTTGGGGCTTAGAAGTAGATAGCCGTTTAAGCTGCCAATGCCAAATTGGTAATGAAGATCTTGTGGTGGAAATTCCAAAATACAGCTTAAACCACGCAAGAGAAGAGCATTAAGCATCGCTAAGCAAAAACTAACTAAGATTTAACTGGGGCGGAGTAAAATCCGCCTATCTATTTTATGGCGAAATATGTCGTGGTTTGTTTAAGATCAAATCGCTATAACTCATAAAGATTTAGTTTTTGCCTTTTTAGTAATGAGCTTAGATAATAGTCAGCATTGTCCTGACCTTGAATAGAAGGAAAAAATATGAAAATCCAACAAACCATTAAGCAAAACCATCTTGGGCTGTTATTCCAACAAGGCTCATTTGGGATTGAAAAAGAGAGCCAGCGTCTACACGCAGACGGTTCTATCGTAACCACTGAACACCCTAAGGTTTTTGGCAATC
Coding sequences:
- the fdx gene encoding ISC system 2Fe-2S type ferredoxin: MAKVIFLPHETLCPEGMVVDAAEGDNLLDVALDAGIEIEHACDKSCACTTCHVIIREGFDSLNESSEAEDDMLDKAWGLEVDSRLSCQCQIGNEDLVVEIPKYSLNHAREEH